A genomic window from Silene latifolia isolate original U9 population chromosome Y, ASM4854445v1, whole genome shotgun sequence includes:
- the LOC141630073 gene encoding uncharacterized protein LOC141630073 — translation MPEFVMPKHVANLSNIEENNKEGVAYDVHPLSEEEYNGIQVKNQALVSLSLGPYNNDICCDVIPMSACHILLGRPWQFNRKVKHDERTNVFGMTKAKATYNLKPLLPNKIKKLKSKKGSLFMEARKVEEVLARGEQAYILIVRDFEVDGESRSREVQGLLKQFCDVFPDELPVGLATIRGIEHQIDLIPRASFPNKPTYRCIPEEAKELQRQVQVVR, via the exons ATGCCGGAGTTCGTCATGCCTAAACATGTAGCTAATCTGTCCAACATTGAGGAGAACAATAAAGAAGGCGTGGCCTATGACGTACATCCATTGAGTGAAGAGGAAT ACAATGGAATACAAGTAAAGAATCAAGCATTAGTTTCTTTAAGCTTGGGACCTTATAATAATGATATTTGTTGCGATGTTATTCCTATGAGTGCGTGCCACATACTATTGGGACGACCATGGCAGTTTAATCGAAAGGTTAAGCATGATGAAAGAACTAATGTGTTTGGCATGACTAAGGCTAAAGCAACATACAATTTAAAGCCTTTATTACCGAATAAGATCAAGAAGCTGAAATCAAAGAAGGGGAGTTTATTTATGGAAGCTCGTAAAGTAGAGGAAGTTCTAGCTCGTGGAGAACAAGCCTATATTCTTATAGTTCGAGATTTCGAGGTCGATGGAGAGAGTAGGAGCCGTGAGGTGCAAGGGTTGCTAAAGCAGTTTTGCGATGTCTTTCCCGATGAGTTGCCGGTTGGATTAGCTACTATAAGGGGTATTGAACATCAAATCGACTTAATTCCACGAGCTTCATTTCCAAATAAACCAACCTATCGCTGTATTCCCGAAGAAGCGAAAGAATTGCAAAGGCAAGTGCAAGTTGTTCGATAG